In Gimesia chilikensis, one DNA window encodes the following:
- a CDS encoding exo-alpha-sialidase, whose protein sequence is MIKRTLLLLTLVFTLSSFALADAGSPQPKIKLSPETEKKCLAVLREAIQSDEFWPSMHAAEALTLAGKGAEVRKIVEPKLKTDKDDQHRCGLARELVRAGDRSKAAIMFQILAGKNPYGHVHACESLYKVNELGDGTLIREAMKSEDPKKAMMAAALLCRWGNPEGFQVVRKYLEDPDVKLASIAAWIIARVGDKQDIPALKANLKRTDDAFTRCYFECALAMLGDAEGLAAVKRNLSSEDAAVKTYSAIFAGEAGASNLKDKLIKQLDDETLDARVRAAQALIVLAKVEPPKDEIIVTDVYEASKEYPRYSEGSILPLNDGSLLFATTQFIGSGSDFATARIIAKKSTDGGRTWSKPRVLQENTGKKNVMSATLRYLAGPEHEQRPIGLFYLKKNTLSDLKAYLKISNDNGKTFGPPTEITTPPGYHVMNNDRITILSTGRWLAPVASTADVHKENHFVCTCFISDDQGKSWRQSKGKVDYARRGAMEPEVFELKDGRVLMIFRTQFGHIGSSVSGDGGNTWSTPASWGVRAPEAPATLRRVPSTGDLMLIWNDNYDPNAKSHGGTRSPLTVAISDNEGHSWKIKRNLETETDHGYSYISLIFYQGRAIMGYYVSDPDRKISSRFRSIPLAWFYEETAD, encoded by the coding sequence ATGATTAAACGTACCCTCCTGCTGTTGACGCTTGTTTTCACTCTCAGTTCCTTCGCGCTGGCGGACGCCGGTTCTCCGCAACCGAAAATCAAGCTCAGTCCGGAAACGGAAAAGAAATGCCTGGCCGTACTGCGTGAAGCGATTCAGAGTGATGAGTTCTGGCCTTCGATGCACGCTGCCGAGGCGCTGACTCTCGCCGGCAAGGGAGCGGAAGTCCGCAAGATTGTGGAGCCGAAGCTGAAGACCGACAAAGACGACCAGCATCGCTGCGGTCTGGCCCGGGAACTGGTGCGGGCGGGAGACCGTTCAAAAGCGGCCATCATGTTTCAGATCCTGGCCGGTAAGAATCCTTACGGACACGTGCATGCCTGCGAGTCGCTTTACAAAGTCAACGAACTGGGTGATGGGACGCTGATTCGGGAGGCGATGAAATCCGAGGATCCGAAGAAAGCGATGATGGCCGCCGCCCTGCTCTGTCGCTGGGGGAATCCTGAGGGTTTCCAGGTCGTTCGCAAATATCTGGAAGATCCCGATGTCAAGCTGGCGAGTATCGCCGCCTGGATCATTGCCCGGGTGGGAGACAAGCAGGATATCCCGGCTCTCAAAGCCAACCTGAAGCGGACCGACGATGCGTTTACCCGCTGCTATTTCGAATGTGCCCTGGCGATGCTGGGTGATGCCGAAGGGCTGGCAGCGGTCAAGCGGAACCTCTCCAGTGAGGATGCCGCGGTGAAGACGTACTCGGCCATCTTCGCGGGCGAAGCGGGTGCGAGCAATCTCAAAGACAAGTTGATTAAACAGCTGGATGATGAGACTCTGGATGCACGCGTGCGGGCAGCCCAGGCACTGATCGTGCTGGCAAAGGTTGAGCCACCGAAAGACGAGATAATCGTCACCGACGTGTATGAAGCTTCGAAAGAGTACCCCCGCTACAGTGAAGGATCGATCCTGCCTTTAAACGATGGTTCGCTGCTCTTCGCGACGACACAGTTTATCGGCAGCGGTTCCGATTTCGCGACTGCCCGGATCATTGCGAAAAAGTCGACCGACGGGGGACGCACCTGGAGCAAACCACGCGTCCTGCAGGAAAATACAGGGAAGAAGAACGTCATGTCGGCCACGCTGCGTTACCTGGCGGGCCCCGAGCATGAACAGCGACCGATTGGTCTGTTCTACCTGAAAAAGAATACGCTGTCGGATTTAAAGGCGTACCTTAAGATTTCGAATGACAACGGGAAGACGTTCGGCCCGCCGACCGAGATTACGACTCCCCCCGGATATCACGTGATGAATAACGACCGGATTACGATTCTCTCCACTGGACGCTGGCTGGCTCCGGTCGCTTCGACAGCCGACGTACATAAAGAGAATCATTTCGTCTGCACCTGTTTCATCTCAGATGACCAGGGGAAGAGCTGGCGACAGTCGAAGGGGAAAGTTGATTACGCCCGTCGCGGAGCGATGGAGCCGGAAGTATTTGAGCTAAAGGACGGCAGGGTGCTGATGATCTTCCGCACGCAGTTCGGGCATATCGGCTCGAGCGTGTCTGGTGACGGCGGTAATACCTGGAGCACTCCTGCTTCGTGGGGCGTTCGTGCTCCTGAAGCGCCGGCGACACTGCGACGGGTACCTTCCACAGGCGATTTGATGTTGATCTGGAACGACAACTACGATCCGAATGCCAAGAGTCACGGAGGAACGCGATCGCCGCTGACTGTTGCTATCAGCGATAATGAGGGGCATTCATGGAAAATCAAACGGAATCTGGAGACAGAAACCGACCACGGCTATTCCTACATCAGCCTGATCTTTTACCAGGGACGGGCGATTATGGGTTATTACGTCAGCGATCCCGACCGCAAGATTTCGTCCCGCTTCCGTTCGATTCCACTGGCCTGGTTTTACGAGGAGACAGCCGACTAA
- a CDS encoding outer membrane protein assembly factor BamB family protein, with translation MSRTLLVCLTLLLCPSAILSAADLPQFQASDWPWWRGLHRNGVASASQNPPVKWSATENVIWKSTVPGRGYGSPTVYNNQVFLASADTEQETQFVLCYDRQTGKQLWKTDVFKGGLSTKGNKKSTHASSTVACDGERVFINFINNGAAYTTALSLDGKQLWQTKITDYIIHQGYGSSPAIYGPLVIVSADNKGGGAIAGLNRTDGKIVWKNERPKTPNYPSPIILNVAGKEQLLMTGCNLVTGMNPLTGKILWEIDGATTECVTSTVSNGELILTSGGYPKNHMSAVKADGSGEVVWENSTRVYVPSMLVKDEYIYSVTDNGVAICWDIKTGKERWKGRLGGTFSSSPVLVGTRIYVTNEAGETYIFRANPDKFVMISENKLGTEVFATPTIVDSRIFMRVTEEIDGKRQEMLYCLGRK, from the coding sequence ATGTCTCGAACTCTGCTGGTCTGTCTGACGCTGTTGTTATGTCCGTCTGCGATCCTCTCCGCCGCTGATCTGCCCCAGTTCCAAGCCAGCGACTGGCCCTGGTGGCGTGGTCTGCACCGCAATGGTGTCGCCAGCGCCAGCCAGAATCCGCCGGTGAAATGGAGCGCCACGGAAAACGTAATCTGGAAATCAACCGTCCCCGGCAGAGGCTATGGGTCACCTACCGTCTATAACAACCAGGTCTTCCTCGCCTCGGCTGATACCGAACAGGAAACGCAGTTCGTGCTCTGCTACGATCGCCAGACAGGCAAACAACTCTGGAAGACGGACGTCTTCAAAGGGGGGCTCAGCACCAAGGGGAACAAGAAATCAACACATGCCTCCTCGACCGTCGCCTGTGACGGCGAGCGGGTCTTCATTAACTTCATCAACAATGGCGCCGCTTACACCACGGCACTCTCCCTGGATGGCAAACAGCTCTGGCAGACGAAGATTACCGATTATATCATTCACCAGGGCTACGGTTCCTCTCCTGCGATTTACGGACCGCTGGTAATCGTCTCTGCCGACAACAAAGGCGGCGGTGCGATCGCCGGCCTGAACCGTACCGATGGTAAAATCGTCTGGAAAAATGAACGCCCCAAAACGCCGAATTATCCGTCGCCGATCATCCTGAACGTCGCCGGTAAAGAGCAGTTACTCATGACCGGCTGCAACCTGGTCACCGGCATGAATCCACTGACCGGGAAGATCCTCTGGGAAATCGACGGGGCGACCACCGAATGTGTCACCTCAACTGTTTCCAATGGCGAACTCATTCTCACCAGCGGCGGTTATCCCAAAAATCACATGTCCGCCGTCAAAGCCGATGGCTCCGGCGAAGTCGTCTGGGAGAACAGCACTCGTGTCTACGTTCCCTCCATGCTCGTGAAAGACGAATATATCTATTCCGTGACCGACAACGGCGTCGCGATCTGCTGGGATATCAAAACCGGCAAAGAACGCTGGAAAGGCCGTCTGGGCGGAACATTCAGTTCTTCACCCGTTCTGGTCGGCACGCGAATCTATGTTACGAACGAAGCCGGCGAGACCTATATCTTTCGTGCCAACCCCGATAAGTTCGTCATGATCTCCGAAAACAAACTCGGCACTGAAGTCTTCGCGACCCCCACCATCGTCGACAGTCGCATCTTCATGCGGGTGACTGAAGAAATCGACGGCAAACGACAGGAAATGCTCTACTGCCTCGGCAGAAAGTAA
- a CDS encoding sialidase family protein, producing MRIFSPALWLLMLCCSVSTIQAGDPKLPEQDSPDFQIQLSRATKGYDGKTCWVHARAGAIPVDAPGNPHKLPIVVMTMQKLLLTGSDVFYALNSMRTENLGQTWEGPFEQRNLGRHDLADGGEVVVSDFWPQWHAKSKTLLGIGHTVRYYNNRIDHKKNIRVSSYATYDPVKNVWSDWQSLKLPEGPEFASSGAGSVQRYDLPNGDILLPVYYKRPEKKRSDVMVLRCRFDGKTLQYIEHGNELSIDVKRGYAEPSITKFGDWFYLTLRNDDAAYVTRSKDGLHFEPPRKWTFEDGTDLGSYNTQAHWVTHSGGLYLVYTRRGANNDHVIRHRAPLFIGRVNPEKMAVIRDSECILVPERGARLGNFGVVDVNENETWVIVTEWMQRFGPDYVMPVDNKYGADNSVYVSKILWKKPNRLMKK from the coding sequence ATGCGAATCTTCTCCCCTGCTCTCTGGCTGCTGATGCTCTGCTGCTCTGTCTCAACGATTCAAGCGGGAGATCCGAAACTTCCCGAGCAGGATTCGCCGGACTTTCAGATTCAACTGAGCAGAGCCACCAAAGGGTATGATGGGAAGACCTGCTGGGTACATGCGCGAGCGGGTGCGATTCCCGTTGACGCACCGGGGAACCCGCATAAACTTCCGATCGTTGTCATGACGATGCAGAAGCTGCTGTTGACTGGAAGCGATGTCTTCTACGCGTTGAATTCCATGCGAACCGAAAATCTGGGTCAAACCTGGGAGGGTCCGTTCGAACAGAGGAACCTGGGGCGACACGATCTGGCCGATGGAGGCGAGGTCGTCGTTTCTGACTTCTGGCCGCAGTGGCATGCCAAATCAAAGACGCTGCTGGGCATCGGTCATACAGTTCGTTATTACAATAACCGCATTGATCACAAGAAAAATATCCGCGTGTCTTCATATGCGACTTATGATCCTGTCAAGAATGTCTGGTCGGACTGGCAGTCCCTCAAACTTCCGGAGGGCCCTGAGTTTGCCAGCAGCGGTGCCGGTTCGGTTCAGCGATATGATCTCCCCAATGGGGATATCCTGCTGCCGGTCTATTACAAACGTCCTGAGAAGAAGCGTTCGGATGTGATGGTGCTCCGCTGTCGCTTTGATGGTAAGACACTGCAATACATTGAACACGGAAACGAGCTCTCGATTGATGTCAAACGGGGCTATGCAGAACCTTCGATTACAAAATTTGGAGACTGGTTTTACCTGACGCTCCGCAATGATGACGCCGCTTATGTCACCCGCAGCAAGGACGGACTGCATTTCGAACCGCCGCGGAAATGGACGTTTGAAGATGGTACTGACCTGGGCAGTTACAACACGCAGGCGCACTGGGTGACGCACTCTGGTGGTCTGTACCTGGTCTATACGCGACGCGGCGCGAACAACGACCATGTGATACGACATCGGGCTCCGTTGTTCATCGGACGCGTCAATCCGGAGAAGATGGCCGTCATTCGCGACTCTGAGTGTATCCTGGTTCCCGAGCGGGGCGCCCGCCTGGGTAACTTCGGTGTGGTGGATGTGAATGAAAATGAGACCTGGGTGATTGTCACCGAATGGATGCAACGCTTCGGCCCCGATTATGTCATGCCCGTCGACAACAAGTACGGCGCTGATAACAGTGTTTACGTTTCGAAGATTCTGTGGAAGAAGCCGAACCGGTTGATGAAGAAATAA
- a CDS encoding Gfo/Idh/MocA family protein, with product MTHVNRRTFMGASLASMSLASLSQAAVSANEKVNVALVGCGGRGRGLGSWFAKLPESNLVAVCDPDQSRSGQMAEQAEKAGAKRPRQVEDFRSLLDGEEIDAIVIATPDHWHTPAAIMACQAGKDVYVEKPCSHNIHEGRQLVNAARKYKRVVQHGTNLRATPVYQKAWKQIQDGAIGKVMMVKAINNQRRALYPPRPDEAVPEGVNYDLWLGPAQKRPFNRNCFHTSWHWNWDFGTGDIGNDGVHQIDIGRWALNLKAPNAVSCSGAKLGSKGDAQETPDTMVVTWEYDDLLYVYEQRDFTPYRMQAHRHDNDNIIYGDKGFMMVDRSGYRIFYKHERGPAFEQKWQDTGAHYQNFLDCVKSRKSQELLAEIEEGHYSAMLSHLGNIAYRTGRRLVFDPKTETFPEDKDANQYLTRTYRDGYELPQV from the coding sequence ATGACTCACGTCAATCGTCGCACATTTATGGGTGCATCCCTGGCTTCAATGAGCCTGGCCTCTCTGAGTCAGGCTGCGGTCTCCGCGAATGAAAAGGTGAATGTTGCCCTGGTGGGATGTGGCGGTCGCGGACGTGGGTTGGGAAGCTGGTTTGCGAAACTCCCCGAGAGCAATCTGGTCGCGGTCTGTGATCCCGATCAGAGTCGGAGCGGCCAGATGGCAGAGCAGGCTGAAAAAGCCGGCGCAAAGCGACCGCGTCAGGTGGAAGACTTTCGCAGCCTGCTGGACGGAGAGGAGATCGATGCCATCGTGATTGCCACTCCCGACCACTGGCACACTCCCGCGGCGATCATGGCCTGCCAGGCTGGCAAAGACGTGTATGTTGAAAAGCCTTGTTCGCACAACATTCACGAAGGTCGCCAACTGGTCAATGCCGCTCGTAAATATAAGCGTGTGGTGCAGCACGGAACGAATCTTCGGGCGACTCCCGTCTATCAGAAAGCCTGGAAGCAAATCCAGGACGGTGCCATTGGTAAGGTGATGATGGTCAAGGCGATTAACAATCAACGTCGGGCCCTATATCCGCCACGTCCCGATGAAGCGGTTCCTGAAGGTGTCAATTATGATTTGTGGCTGGGGCCGGCCCAGAAGCGGCCCTTCAATCGCAACTGTTTTCACACCTCATGGCACTGGAACTGGGATTTCGGCACAGGGGATATCGGTAATGACGGAGTGCATCAGATCGACATCGGTCGCTGGGCCTTGAATCTCAAGGCACCGAATGCGGTTTCCTGCAGTGGTGCAAAGCTGGGTTCCAAAGGAGATGCCCAGGAAACTCCCGACACTATGGTGGTTACCTGGGAGTACGACGATCTGCTCTACGTCTACGAGCAGCGCGACTTCACTCCCTACCGGATGCAGGCCCATCGCCATGATAACGACAACATTATCTACGGCGACAAAGGGTTCATGATGGTTGACCGTTCCGGGTATCGAATTTTCTACAAGCATGAACGCGGCCCGGCTTTCGAACAGAAATGGCAGGACACGGGAGCTCATTACCAGAACTTCCTCGACTGTGTTAAAAGCCGCAAGTCGCAGGAACTGTTGGCAGAGATTGAGGAAGGTCACTATTCAGCGATGCTCAGCCACCTGGGGAACATCGCGTACCGCACCGGACGCCGACTGGTCTTCGACCCAAAAACGGAAACCTTCCCGGAAGACAAAGACGCCAATCAGTATTTGACGAGAACTTATCGTGACGGCTACGAACTGCCGCAGGTATGA
- a CDS encoding Gfo/Idh/MocA family protein → MADKATVALIISETSPHLGAYFPALASSEDIKEIVLSDEGHKHTALAKEKLGDKLTRVYDNPSQLFEKEKPDMALVTLEAIKAPAAIDMALEHGCHVFAEKPACTSIDQFEALVQKADSKHLNLMLALANRSNPEVKAARRMIRKGVFGKIYAIELNYIADQTRLTSKSYHQGWFAQKDRAGGGHLIWLGIHWLDLGMYLTDTRISAVNGFVTNIGGQPIDVEDSVALSLKFHKGFLGTLSSGYYTNRGKQSLIKIWGSKGWLEMDYSTGRYLQWHLNSDKPGTIHKFEESVQPRGYTPFVHSAIRSVLDKEPPPLDSHDSLQVLRTIYAAYQASASGETHQIPIE, encoded by the coding sequence ATGGCAGATAAAGCAACAGTCGCGCTCATCATCAGTGAGACGTCGCCTCACCTGGGCGCATATTTTCCAGCACTGGCTTCCTCAGAGGACATCAAGGAAATCGTCCTCTCCGACGAAGGCCACAAACACACGGCCCTGGCGAAAGAGAAGCTGGGAGACAAACTCACGCGTGTGTATGACAACCCCAGCCAGCTATTTGAAAAAGAGAAACCGGACATGGCGCTGGTCACCCTGGAAGCCATCAAGGCCCCTGCGGCGATCGACATGGCGCTGGAACATGGCTGCCACGTGTTCGCAGAAAAGCCGGCCTGCACGAGCATCGATCAGTTCGAAGCGCTGGTTCAGAAAGCGGACAGCAAGCATCTCAACCTGATGCTCGCGCTTGCGAATCGAAGTAATCCGGAAGTCAAAGCGGCCCGCCGCATGATTCGCAAAGGAGTGTTCGGCAAGATCTATGCGATTGAACTCAACTACATTGCCGACCAGACGCGACTCACGAGCAAAAGTTATCATCAAGGCTGGTTCGCCCAGAAAGATCGGGCTGGTGGGGGGCATCTGATCTGGCTGGGAATTCACTGGCTCGACCTGGGGATGTACCTGACCGACACCAGAATCAGTGCCGTGAACGGGTTTGTCACCAACATCGGAGGTCAGCCGATCGATGTCGAAGACTCGGTGGCGTTAAGCCTGAAGTTCCATAAAGGTTTTCTGGGCACGTTGTCGTCGGGCTATTACACGAATCGTGGGAAACAGTCGCTGATCAAGATCTGGGGTTCTAAGGGCTGGCTGGAAATGGATTATTCTACGGGCCGTTACCTGCAGTGGCATCTCAACTCGGACAAGCCGGGAACGATTCATAAATTTGAGGAATCGGTTCAGCCACGCGGTTACACACCGTTCGTGCATTCGGCGATCCGCTCTGTGCTCGACAAGGAACCGCCGCCACTCGATAGCCACGACAGTCTGCAGGTACTGAGAACGATATACGCAGCCTATCAGGCCTCTGCTTCAGGAGAGACGCATCAGATCCCCATCGAGTGA
- a CDS encoding sulfatase, translated as MKFPRTLQLLCLLFLLAHSSPASAAEQKMNVLFIISDDLTATALSCYGNQVCQTPNIDRIAAKGTRFTHAYCQATYCGPSRASFMSGYYPHATKAFGYVSPRSYIGEKPTWAQLFKNNGYYSARVSKIYHMGVPGDIEKGNDGTDDPASWTERFNSQGPEWAAPGDGETLENNPDGKKPAVGGNTFVVVEADGDDLVHSDGKTARKAVELIQQHKDEPFFLGIGFVRPHVPFVAPRTYFPPYKPYSKHVLPEKVPGDWDDIPKLGINYKTSKGMQMDIRRQKKAVGGYLASVAYMDRQVGKVLDALEQAGIADRTIVIFTSDHGYHLGEHDFWAKVSLHEESAAVPLIISVPGKSPAVCNSLAELLDLYPTISSLCGLQVPAGIQGKNLAPLLDDPTLSVREAAFSVDPRNKGNRGFLLRDDRWAYIQYREDASGGIELFDMENDPKQYTNLAEKPGYEKVVAQFKQRMAEKLKAIRTNDLGHSYD; from the coding sequence ATGAAATTCCCCCGCACGTTACAACTGCTCTGTCTTTTATTTCTGCTGGCACACAGTTCTCCAGCTTCTGCAGCCGAGCAGAAGATGAATGTGCTGTTTATCATCTCCGACGACCTGACTGCGACGGCACTCTCCTGTTATGGGAATCAGGTCTGCCAGACACCGAACATCGACCGCATCGCTGCCAAAGGAACACGCTTCACCCACGCGTACTGTCAGGCAACCTACTGCGGCCCCTCGCGGGCGTCCTTCATGTCCGGCTATTATCCCCATGCGACCAAAGCCTTCGGGTATGTCAGTCCTCGGTCCTACATTGGCGAGAAACCAACCTGGGCACAGCTCTTCAAGAACAACGGCTACTACTCCGCGCGTGTCAGCAAGATTTATCACATGGGAGTCCCCGGAGACATTGAAAAGGGAAACGACGGCACCGACGATCCGGCTTCCTGGACCGAACGTTTTAACAGCCAGGGGCCCGAGTGGGCTGCTCCCGGAGATGGAGAGACACTTGAGAATAATCCGGACGGCAAAAAGCCAGCCGTAGGAGGCAATACTTTCGTGGTAGTGGAAGCGGACGGGGATGACCTCGTGCATTCCGACGGAAAGACCGCCCGCAAGGCTGTCGAACTGATTCAGCAGCACAAAGACGAACCGTTTTTCCTTGGTATCGGCTTTGTGCGTCCACACGTCCCCTTTGTCGCGCCCCGGACTTACTTCCCGCCGTATAAGCCTTACAGCAAACATGTCCTGCCAGAGAAGGTTCCCGGCGACTGGGATGACATTCCAAAGCTGGGGATCAATTATAAAACCAGCAAAGGCATGCAGATGGATATCCGGCGTCAGAAAAAGGCGGTTGGCGGCTACCTCGCCTCAGTCGCGTACATGGATCGTCAGGTGGGGAAAGTCCTCGATGCCCTGGAGCAGGCAGGGATTGCTGACCGGACCATTGTGATCTTCACCAGCGATCACGGTTACCATCTGGGAGAACACGATTTCTGGGCGAAGGTCAGCCTGCATGAGGAGTCTGCTGCCGTACCGCTGATTATCAGTGTCCCCGGTAAATCACCCGCCGTCTGTAATTCACTCGCCGAACTGCTCGACCTCTATCCTACGATCAGCAGCTTATGTGGCCTGCAGGTACCTGCAGGCATTCAGGGCAAAAATCTGGCTCCGCTTCTGGATGACCCCACACTGAGTGTCCGCGAAGCTGCCTTCAGTGTTGATCCACGCAATAAAGGCAATCGCGGCTTTCTGCTCCGCGATGATCGCTGGGCTTATATTCAATACCGGGAAGACGCTTCGGGAGGCATCGAACTGTTCGATATGGAAAACGATCCCAAACAGTACACGAACCTGGCCGAAAAACCGGGTTATGAAAAAGTTGTGGCCCAATTCAAACAGCGGATGGCTGAGAAGCTCAAGGCAATCCGCACGAATGATCTGGGGCACAGCTACGATTGA
- a CDS encoding sigma-70 family RNA polymerase sigma factor, which translates to MDATQTTSLQTETARSRAELARNWVKVQPSLMAFVVASTPQFSDAEDLLQEVAAEIAIRYDEYDNTRPFLPWALWIAKIKIADFYRGKRKDRVLFMGEAMDALADACSRVQQLMTEERDLLEYCLDQLTERSRRLLGLRYAEDLKPKQIAGELGTSTGSVRVTLSRIRTTLMECVQKRAAGEANVGS; encoded by the coding sequence ATGGATGCGACACAAACGACCTCACTCCAAACTGAAACTGCGCGAAGCCGTGCTGAGCTGGCTCGAAACTGGGTTAAAGTTCAACCTTCTCTGATGGCTTTCGTTGTAGCATCGACTCCCCAGTTTAGTGATGCAGAAGATCTGCTGCAGGAAGTCGCAGCAGAAATAGCAATTCGTTACGACGAGTATGATAACACGCGGCCCTTTCTTCCCTGGGCTTTGTGGATTGCCAAAATAAAAATTGCCGACTTCTATCGCGGCAAGCGTAAAGACCGGGTGCTGTTCATGGGGGAAGCAATGGACGCACTGGCAGACGCCTGTTCCCGGGTACAACAGCTGATGACCGAAGAACGGGATCTGTTGGAGTACTGCCTGGATCAGCTGACAGAACGTTCGCGGCGACTGCTGGGCCTGCGGTATGCCGAAGATTTAAAACCGAAACAGATTGCCGGAGAACTGGGCACCTCAACCGGTTCCGTGCGTGTGACTCTTTCCCGCATTCGTACGACGTTAATGGAATGTGTTCAAAAGCGGGCGGCCGGTGAAGCGAATGTCGGATCTTAG
- a CDS encoding DUF1501 domain-containing protein has translation MLKFLSAQSQQHSQTTRRDFLKLGTLGLTGLTLSDLLRLEAQAGIQHSRKAIINVHLDGGPPHMDTIDLKPEAPVEIRGEFQPISTSVPGIQLSELLPRMAAQADQFAFVRSLVGSAGAHDAFQCQSGFRKKDMQSVGGRPALGSVVSNLKGSPRDRAPLFVDLMQGRGQVRNSARPGFLGPSYQPFRPDISDLFERQLEKGMQNELKRLGEEHQVSLKLNPSLSLERLENRTTLLSELDTIRRKVDASGMMDAMDRFSQQAVSILTSGRLADALDLEQEDPAILEKYSLGASARNQKFYTSEGPGATRKFLLARRMIEAGVRCVSISISDFDTHSSNFSRMRQLLPIVDHGLATLVSDLIERGMLDDVTIIAWGEFGRTPRINSKNGGRDHWPRVGPAILAGGGMRTGQVIGATDRTASAVTDRPVSYKDIFNTLYHNLGIDPHAITINDPHGRPQYLLDEGERLSELA, from the coding sequence ATGCTGAAATTTCTGAGCGCACAGAGTCAGCAACATTCACAGACTACACGCCGCGATTTTCTGAAACTCGGCACACTCGGTCTGACAGGACTGACACTCTCAGACTTACTGCGACTGGAAGCACAGGCGGGGATTCAGCACTCTCGCAAAGCGATCATCAATGTGCATCTGGACGGCGGTCCTCCGCACATGGATACCATCGATCTGAAACCTGAAGCCCCCGTTGAAATCCGAGGCGAATTTCAGCCAATCTCTACCAGCGTGCCGGGGATTCAGCTCTCTGAACTGCTACCCCGGATGGCAGCTCAGGCGGATCAGTTTGCGTTCGTGCGTTCTCTGGTCGGTTCAGCCGGGGCACACGATGCCTTCCAATGCCAGTCCGGATTCCGCAAAAAAGACATGCAGTCCGTCGGCGGACGTCCCGCGCTGGGATCTGTCGTCTCAAACCTCAAAGGTTCCCCCCGCGACCGAGCACCACTGTTCGTCGATCTCATGCAGGGACGCGGCCAGGTAAGAAACAGCGCACGCCCCGGATTCCTCGGCCCCTCGTATCAGCCTTTTCGTCCCGATATCTCAGACCTGTTCGAACGACAGTTGGAAAAAGGGATGCAGAACGAGCTCAAACGGCTGGGTGAAGAGCATCAGGTCAGTCTCAAACTTAATCCCAGTCTCTCGCTGGAGCGTCTGGAAAACCGGACAACGTTGCTCTCCGAACTGGATACCATCCGTCGCAAAGTGGATGCGAGTGGAATGATGGACGCCATGGATCGTTTTTCACAACAGGCCGTCAGTATTCTGACTTCGGGACGACTGGCGGATGCGCTGGACCTGGAACAGGAAGACCCGGCCATTTTGGAAAAGTACAGTCTGGGTGCGTCAGCCAGGAATCAAAAGTTTTATACCAGTGAGGGTCCGGGTGCGACACGCAAATTTCTACTCGCCCGGCGGATGATTGAAGCCGGCGTCCGATGCGTGAGCATCTCGATCAGTGATTTCGACACACATTCCAGTAATTTCTCCCGCATGCGTCAGCTACTCCCAATCGTCGACCATGGCCTCGCCACCCTGGTATCAGACCTGATAGAAAGAGGCATGCTGGACGATGTCACGATTATTGCCTGGGGTGAGTTTGGTCGAACACCGCGGATCAACTCCAAAAACGGTGGCCGCGATCACTGGCCGCGCGTCGGGCCGGCAATTCTCGCCGGGGGTGGCATGCGTACCGGCCAGGTCATTGGCGCAACCGATCGCACTGCCAGCGCTGTCACAGATCGTCCAGTGTCTTACAAGGACATCTTCAACACGCTGTATCACAACCTGGGCATCGATCCCCACGCCATCACGATTAACGATCCGCATGGGCGCCCTCAATACCTGCTCGACGAGGGTGAGCGTCTTTCCGAACTGGCGTGA